TTCTATGTATCTACAAGTCCACTGACCCCAAGACCTGCCACCTTCACCATGTCATGTCCTGGCCTTGGACAGGAGATGCCCTGTGCCTGCCCAGCCAAGGACGATGTGCACCTGGCCACGTCCTCCTGGATAGccctgagcagggcaggatCCGGCCGTGCTTCTCACcaaggctggggaagggcttcCAGAGCCATGCACCGAGGGgctcacagaatcatccaggttaGAAAGGCtctctgggatcatcaagtccaacccttgatccactccccccgtggttcccagcccatggcactgagtgccacatccaggctcttcttaagaacctccagggatggagaatccatcccttccctgggcagcccattccaatgtctgaacACCCTCACtgcaaaaatttcttcctaatatccaacctgaccctcccctggcagagcttaagcccatggcctcttgtctgactgagagctgcctgggagcagagcccgacctccccctggctccaacctcctttcagggagtcgtagagagtgatgaggtctcccctgagcctcctcttctccagcctcaacacccccagctccctcagcccttcctcccgGCCTCGGGAAGCAGTACCGCGTGGGTCAGACTGCCCCGGAGCCCGCCCGGGGCCGTTCGTTCCTTCCTCCACCGCGATGCTCATCTCCCGCCGGACACCGGCGCGGGCAGCGCGGAAGCGGGCAGGCCGGCGGGGCCAGGCGGAGAGCCGCCCCTGCGCTTCCCCTCCAGACTCCCGGCCAAGGCAGGCTCAGGCGGGGAAGCCGCAGGGCCCCGCGGCCCAGGCCAGGACGGGCGGCGCCGCCAGCGCCACCTCAGCACTGCCGGCACcgggggcggggcggcggggcggggcggcgcCCTTAAAGGGACCGGCGGGTCCCCGCTGTCACCCGCGCCCCCCGTGCAGGGCCGAgcgggcggggagcggcggcgAGGGGCTCCCCCGAACGAACGTAGCGTCCGTGCGGGAACGGGGCCGGCGGCACGGCGGGGGTGGGCGGGGCAGCGGCAGCCCCAACCCCAGCTCGGCGCGGCCCTCCGTGAGGCAAGGCCGGGGGCGGCCTTGTCACATAAGCGGGGATGAGGTGCCACAGCGGGGTGCCCGGTGACAGCTCCCGAGCACGGCTCCCCCGCTGGCGGCAGCGAGGCGGGCGCGGGGCTGGGCGGGCACGGCCTGCTCCTAGCCCGGCATCAGCACCTCCCCGGTGCCTGGCCGCCCCCGCCGGTGGCCTGGGGAGCGGGGTCGGGGCACTCGCCCCTGTAAGTCACGACGAGAGCGGAACGGCGCGAATCCCGCGACCCGGGGGAGGGCCGCCCGCTGCCGCGGCTCCGCGGGCTGACCCCACCGCCGGACGAACGCCTACCAAAGGCTGCTTTGGCTCCTACCAGGCGCAAGCTCTGCGGCCGCCGGGCTCGACGTGGAGTCGCCCCGACCCGCGCcgctctccctctccttctggcGAGGAGGGACAGTGCCGCGCCCCGGCCCGggccgccccctccccacacaccgGCGGGGCCCAGCGTCCCCATCAGCCCAGGCCCTGCACGGCGCCGCACGCCGGCGCTACCCGACAGCTGCCGCCGGCCGGCACAGCCGGGCACCGATGGAGGCCGAGCCGGCGGGGCCggaccccctccttccccccgcCGGTTGCCCCGAGTGTCCCCTTTTCCGAGCAGCCCCCGACGGACTTTGCCCGACCGGCGGGAACTTGGCCCGGAGTTTCCCGGCGGCGCCGACACGTCGGTGCCCAGGAGGAAAGAAGCGAGACCGAACCGGACCGGGCCGCCCCTTCCCCCCGTCCtcaccacctcccacccccccctccaagCCTCCACGTCGGCGTCGCGGCGGAGGagccgccccccgcccccgTGACTCACTCCGGCCGGTGCCCGCTCGCCCGCCCTGCTGGAGAACCGGAGCGCTCCTGGGAGAGCGGCGCGGCGCCCGCCCCACCGCCTATATAGGCCGGGCCGCTGCCAATCCCCGGCCCACACGTCAGCGGGACATGCCCCTTCCCGGCGGGGCCGGCCGGCCCGCCACGCGTGCCCCGCACCGCCGGGGGCGCCCCGCCGCCACGGCCCGGCCCGGTAGCCCCGCTCCTGCCACCCGGGGCTCTAAGCGACGGAGGAGAGCCGCGCTGGCTGCCACCCGCACACTGCGCCCCGGGCACCGAGCCGCCGCCTGCTCCTCGCCCCGGGCTGACACCCGAGGGAAACCCCCGGCCCCTGCCCCTAAAAAACGCCTTGGGGAGCAGAAAGTGCGGCCCGTCCGAGCCCGgaggcacagctggagctgctgcaggacagagccCACCCGGCTGCCTCTCCCTAGCACCGGCTGCCCCACTGCTCCGGAGACAGTTCAGCTCCCAAGAGCTGAGAACTGCCGGTTTTACAAAGGGTTAGTGAGTCGGAGCGGCTCAACAGTCTTAAATTGGCACCGGGGAGCAGCAAATGCCTGAGGTTTGTGCCCAGTCCCACAAGTGGAGAAAGAAACCGAGGCTCCAGCCCCAGAAGGCCAAGTTGTTCCTCCTCTTGCACAGTCTGCgtcaaagcagcagctgcccgATGCTGGGGTTGCAGAGAGGAGATGGGGCAAGGTAAGAGATTAAAACAAcgtaacacacacacacagaagaaagaagCCCCTCTCCATATTCCAGTCTCTCCTCTGGAAGTGAAGAGGAgtgaaggaggggaaaagcaaGCCAGCAAGAACAATCAATATCCTTTCTATAGCAAAGGAAGATAATAAGGTTTGTGCAATatagttttttttaactattagCCCTGCACCCTTAGGGAACTGAGGAAAATGAAAGTCACATCGATGTAAAAATACATGGAATTTGTACTGATATTTGCATTATCTCAGTCTCTGCCCATTTTCCTACACTGGATTGTCCTCATCATTCATAACTTGCTTGCACTCAGTGACTGACTGGTTTTCTCATTCACACACTGTGCTCTCCCAAACTAAACTCAAGAACCTGCTTTGTGGAGCCCTGACTGCATAAATCTGAGGTCTTTGgaataaatgctttttgttaCATGCAGAATTTTTTGGAGCTATTTATTCACTGTATTTATGGAAACATGGCTAGTATTTAGCCTTAAATTACGATTCTTATTATTGAACAAGAGATTTCTcccatttttcctctgttaatCCTGGTCTGGGAGGACATCATTAAAGCACTTAAATTTTTTGACACAGTTTAtccctggaaataaaaatacacttgtGGGTGAAACTGGGAAGTACGTTAAAGGGAGGAGAACAGTCATGAAGAGTTGACACCCTGCCCAGACACTGTGATGATCCATCTCCCCCTGTACCGGCCTCTCCTCAAAAAATCTTTTGGTCTCTGTGAGGATACTGCTGCACAGAAAGGCAGCAACCACTGCTGCCACGTCATAGATGCTCCAAGAGCTGGCTCAGGCTCCTCTGACACAAAAAGTCTGGGCTGTGGatgccagcagcaccctgtAAGACACAGGCGAGCAGGCTGGGGcaaaaatcaaaagcagagCTTTGGGGGACTTGGCCAAACCCCATCACCTCCAGACTTTGGACACTTCTGCttccaggctgcagctgagggcagagcagggggggttCTAATGTGGGACCTGG
The nucleotide sequence above comes from Heliangelus exortis chromosome 9, bHelExo1.hap1, whole genome shotgun sequence. Encoded proteins:
- the LOC139800072 gene encoding collagen alpha-1(I) chain-like; amino-acid sequence: MLISRRTPARAARKRAGRRGQAESRPCASPPDSRPRQAQAGKPQGPAAQARTGGAASATSALPAPGAGRRGGAAPLKGPAGPRCHPRPPCRAERAGSGGEGLPRTNVASVRERGRRHGGGGRGSGSPNPSSARPSRGGRGAGRARPAPSPASAPPRCLAAPAGGLGSGVGALAPVSHDESGTARIPRPGGGPPAAAAPRADPTAGRTPTKGCFGSYQAQALRPPGSTWSRPDPRRSPSPSGEEGQCRAPARAAPSPHTGGAQRPHQPRPCTAPHAGATRQLPPAGTAGHRWRPSRRGRTPSFPPPVAPSVPFSEQPPTDFARPAGTWPGVSRRRRHVGAQEERSETEPDRAAPSPRPHHLPPPPPSLHVGVAAEEPPPAPVTHSGRCPLARPAGEPERSWESGAAPAPPPI